The Anoplopoma fimbria isolate UVic2021 breed Golden Eagle Sablefish chromosome 20, Afim_UVic_2022, whole genome shotgun sequence genome includes a window with the following:
- the dscc1 gene encoding sister chromatid cohesion protein DCC1 codes for MRTLEEVQATLQIAKLKEEDLQKTIHCLSFGENVSSADYCIMELDETLCKHIEAGQSLVIRGDTEERAVLCSGDKTYDLKIADTSNLLLFLPECRTPDQLTNSQESSHVVHSQIWGFCNSYWELKKQRPKLKKLKKILMENPYEGPALGGQEENTENRYTMQDLLDRIQASEEELKTHLETIHACQIDGYWRVLDFDYEMKLLGHVAQLIDSESWSFNKVPLQTSLQELAPLEPKEMIEHCLNCYGRRYTENDKVFYAMHEDKVCRGMALMLLQNAVKFNLREFQEVWQQSVPEGMSTRLEQLKSVALVDRASHPETICLLRVEDLSEDTLERFNHLFTLREKWTEDDITPYIQDLCGEKQTTGALLTKYARSSMQNGIKVFNSRRPVAT; via the exons ATGAGAACTTTAGAGGAGGTTCAGGCCACTCTGCAGATCGCCAAGCTGAAAGAGGAAGATCTACAGAAAACAATCCACTGCCTGTCTTTTGGGGAAAACGTTTCATCTGCAGACTACTGCATCATGGAGCTGGACGAGACCCTGTGCAAACACATAGAAGCTGGACAGAG TCTAGTGATTCGAGGGGATACGGAAGAGCGTGCAGTTCTCTGTAGCGGTGACAAGACCTACGATCTTAAAATAGCCGACACATccaacctgctgctgtttctaCCAGAATGCAGAACGCCAGACCAACTTACCAACAGCCAGGAAAGCTCTCATGTGGTGCACTCGCAG ATCTGGGGATTTTGTAACAGCTACTGGGAACTGAAGAAACAGCGTCCTAAACTGAAGAAACTGAAGAAGATTTTAATGGAGAATCCTTATGAAGGACCTGCTTTAGGGGGGCAAGAGGAGAATACAGAAAACAGG TACACAATGCAGGATCTGTTGGACAGGATCCAGGCCAGCGAAGAGGAGCTAAAGACCCACTTAGAGACCATCCATGCCTGTCAGATAGATG GCTACTGGCGTGTGCTGGACTTTGACTATGAGATGAAGCTGCTCGGTCATGTTGCTCAGCTGATAGATTCTGAGTCGTGGTCCTTCAACAAAGTTCCTCTCCAAACCAGTCTGCAAGAGTTGGCTCCACTGGAGCCCAA AGAGATGATTGAGCACTGTTTGAACTGCTATGGGAGGCGCTATACTGAAAACG ACAAAGTTTTTTATGCAATGCATGAGGATAAAGTATGTCGGGGCATGGCGTTAATGCTGCTGCAGAACGCTGTGAAGTTCAACCTGAGAGAGTTTCAGGAAGTCTGGCAGCAGAGCGTCCCAGAGGGCATGAGCACAAGACTAGAGCAACTAAAG AGTGTCGCCCTGGTGGACCGCGCCTCCCACCCAGAGACCATTTGCCTGCTGAGGGTGGAGGATCTCTCAGAAGACACGCTGGAGCGCTTCAACCACCTCTTCACACTCAGAGAGAAATGGACAGAGGATGACATCACGCCATACATACA GGACCTGTGTGGAGAGAAACAGACCACCGGAGCTCTACTGACCAAATATGCACGATCCTCAATGCAAAATGGGatcaaggtcttcaactccagAAGGCCTGTGGCTACATGA